The genomic region TTGATTAGAGGTTAAATAGTAAATTAGTGGAATCACTATAACTGGAATGACTATTAGAGCTTAAATAGTAAGTTAGTGGAACTATTGTTTTTCTAAAAGTGAAGACTTGAAGCTATGCAATGACTATTAGAACTGGAATTATTAGCGTTTTATGATAGCTTCATGGTTTTGTTGATATTGTGCTGATGGGGATTGAGCAATAGTAGTGACTTCAACTGCTACGATTCTGGTTTCGCCTTGTGCATTTATACTCTACGCTTTGATAGGCAAGTTGATTATGTGTTGCATATTATATATCAATGTATAATTCCTGCTCTCCTGAGTAGCAATCTCGTTTTTGCACGGAGACGTATTAGGAGTTTCAGTTAGTTATTCTTGTTTTTTTTTTTTTTTTTTTCCTTTTTTCCCTTTATTGATTATGTATTCGTTGACTGTTAATATAGGATTAGGCATGACTGTGTGCATGGTTGAGAATATAATTGGCCTTAAGCTGCCCAATTGCCTAGCTATAGAATTTCGCTAAGGTTTATTTTGATATAGCAGGATGAATATTGCTGCTTGATGAGTGTTTCTCTTATTAGCTGACTGAGCTTAACTCAGTCTCAGTTTAGGCTTTTATTCATCATCTATTATGCGTTTATAATCTTTTGAGGAGTGCTTTTTTTTCTAGACCCAAGTTGTGTCAATCCTCAGATTGATATACTATTAGGAATTCCTCTTGCTGTAACTCCAGGTTCTGAGCTTGGCATGGGCAGCTCGTAAGGTAAAACCCCTGCCCCACATCTGTTTCGGAGACTTGAATCAGCATTTCTTCGTTTGATCTCCTTTTCAATCCTCCTCATATCCATAGAAAATCTGTAGAATGCCTCCATAATAACTGGTTCAGCTGACCATGCAGACAAGTCTTTTCTTTCCCCAATATACTCCTCATCTGGGGAGTGCTCTGAGATGATATCTACCACAGCCATATACTTTGTTGCATCAAGTAAACTTGGCAATGATGATAGGAAATATTTTTCTGGATCCTTGATGAATGTAGCATACTCTAGTTCATGCTCTTGTGGCAGTAGTTTCCGCATGTGTGGTGGGCGGGTTGGAAAATATCCGCCAAATGGATACTGCCCGTTGTTCAACGCAGCGTGGTATGCTGACGTGAGCCAAATGATGGTGGTGAGAATAGAGGCTAGATCATCTGGAGTAGAGAGTTTTGGCCACCAGCTAGCATGGCGAAGATCAGCATGGCCCGAGTTGATTGACTCCATATACCAGGCTTGCAGTTCTGTATCAGAATGAAGCACACTTGCACTGGGATAATAATAATGGACGTAGGTCTGAACCAATCTCTCGATTGCTGACCATACGAGGAGTCCATCTGTTGCATAAGGATAACCTTCAATCACTAGTCTTAGTCCATGGACTTGTGTGGGGTCTGGTATTGCTATCCCTCTATTGAAATGAAAATAAAGTTATTCATGGGAAATAATGGTTCACATTGGTAGCAACATACACTGAGATTAAATGCTTACCTTCTCATGAGGTCTGCAGGAAGCCCCTCGAGGTCAAAGCGCCACCAGTCTTGATATGCAGCACAACTGATCTCCATGCTATGTTTGCCAGCAGTGAAAGTAGACTCGATTATTCCTTCAGAGTTAATCAGAAACTGACGAGCCAATGCATTTATCTTCATTGTGTATCGCATGTGAGGTTTGAGAAGCCTGTAGATGGGGTGCATCACACTCAGCTGCTGGTGAGTTGCTATGATAATCGGTTCCATACAAGCGTGGCTGCGTAACCTGTTTCAGCAAAAAATTGAAGTTTAGCCTTATTAGTGTCATTTTATCAAAAACCTTTCATGTTGAATGTGCTGGTGTGAATTACCAGTGATGAATGAGTTGATGAACGCAGGAATCATTGGAGCATACGTGGGCTTTGCCAAGTTCCCAAAGCCAATTTGTTGTAGCATCGATTGGAGGAGTGAGAACCTGCTTAGATGGTGAATCTGAATCGGTTTGATGCAGACTGAGCTCAATGGCAACAGGCTTCAACGTTCCCAATGAGGTGAGGAAAAAAATTGTACGAGTTGCATAAGCTTTTCGGTTGTCCATAGAATTTATTTGGTTGATAAATGGAAGGAAAATTTCATGATAGTCTAGTATGAACAGATGGTTTTTTTCCAATGCCTGAAAATTTCCATGATCATATATTTATCATAAATTCATATTGCATCGATACATTTTTTCTGTTTATAGATGATCTTTGGATTATCTACCTGTTGCACAGACATGCCATTTAGATGGCCTATAATATGTTCTTCCTTGAGGGCCGATTCTAGTGGACCATAGGTGGAGGCATTCAATTTGCTTTCAGGTGGGAAAACTCTGAGCCTTTCTATGCTTAGAGGATTTATACCTGCAATTGCTTGACGGCCAAACTCGTCGTCTGGCAAACAACAAGATGTAATCCCTGCAAATGAAGTGAAGATTTGAGTACATGCCTAGCTCTTGGTTAGCTCTGTTTTGATACACACCACACCAGTTCTCCGGCTAATTAAGATGAGAGGATGCTTACTTGCGTCTAATTTTATAGGGTCAAATTTGAGAAGTTCATGAACTTTGTTCAATATATTTGGCCATGAAAGATTCTTCTTAGTCTTCATCTCGACCGAAGAAATATCCCTATATAGATCTGTGATGTCTGAATGGTCCTCGAAAACGTCAGTATTCTTGGTGACTGTTCTTAGGGTAGGAATAATGTGCCTCAGAATTGCCTTTAACTTTCCTAGATCAAGAGCTTCTATCTTGGACTCCTCAAACTCTTCATCTCTGGGCACACAGGCCATCAGGAATTCATTTACTGGTGACTCCAGATTCTCATCTGTTGTATTATCAATGTAATGTCAATATTTTTAGTACAGTAATAACCAAAATTGAATGCCGAATTGTATCTTCTTTTAGCTATTGCTAGAAGTCCAATAAATTTATTGTCACATACTTTGGAACTTGCTGGTTCAGACCCAAACAGAAGTTATTAAGTAGTCCTACAATCCTAGTACTACTTGCTTGTTCTATGTTAAACAGAGGAATCACCTGTCTTGGTTTGAGGTCTTCCAGTTCGACAGCGTCTTGGGTGTGGGTGTTTGTTGCCTCCAAGGATTGGCCTTTTGTATCCGGTTCCCAGATCTGGATTTCCAATGTCATTGTAAGTGTCATAGTCGTATATTCTGTCAGATGGTTTTCTGAGTCCTGTTCCATCACCCCTCAGTTGAATTAGCTCCATTTCTCTTAATTCTTTAAGCCCTGCTGGTGTCTCACTAGGTAAGTATGCCTACAAAAAGTTGAAATTGATGGATCATTACAACCTGGTCATTTATATATTTGGTGTATTATTGTGCAAGTATATATAACTCTATAAACTTCAAGTTCACCTTATTTGTAGAGAAGAAAATTCTTTTTGCAGGGTTTTCGCGCTCTGGTTGAACCCAAGAGTTGCAGGCAAAATGAATAACACCTTCAATGTTGATGCTATTCAAATAGAACTCACTCTCGTCTTTGTTGCTGACCAAGATGGCTCCTGGCATCCCAAAGTTAGAATCCACCACAAATTTGACTTGGTAAGTAGTACTGGTCTTCCCGGCATGCATATTCAAACTCTTTGTCCAATCCAATATAGCTTCCTCACTTAGCATTGGCTTCATTTCCTCTTCATTTGTTTCAACATGTTCATGGTGAAGGGAGACATTAAAGATTAATAATGAGTGATATCAATGAGTATCAACAAATCAACTGGAGATTATATATAGACCAAATTAAGCAGCTTACTTGTGTGGATTTGAGTACTAACAAGCCGTAGGACAATGCCCTTGTGATTATGATGATCAGCATGGCCATTAGGTGAAACATGATTTCCAAGCCTCCTAAGCAGCATGGCCCTTTAATAGTATTTAACTTTTTTTCATTTTTCCTTTTGACAGTGACTACTGCAGTAAGTTCCAAAGTCACTGCAGGCTGCTGCTTCGCATCCTATGAAGTCGCACCAACTGCAACATTGATGGATTCTAGTATATGAGCACAAGGAGCGGCCAACTTCTTTCTCACAATTTGATACCATCCTCTTTTAGTTGGACA from Fragaria vesca subsp. vesca linkage group LG3, FraVesHawaii_1.0, whole genome shotgun sequence harbors:
- the LOC101302634 gene encoding linoleate 13S-lipoxygenase 3-1, chloroplastic-like — translated: MKPMLSEEAILDWTKSLNMHAGKTSTTYQVKFVVDSNFGMPGAILVSNKDESEFYLNSINIEGVIHFACNSWVQPERENPAKRIFFSTNKAYLPSETPAGLKELREMELIQLRGDGTGLRKPSDRIYDYDTYNDIGNPDLGTGYKRPILGGNKHPHPRRCRTGRPQTKTDENLESPVNEFLMACVPRDEEFEESKIEALDLGKLKAILRHIIPTLRTVTKNTDVFEDHSDITDLYRDISSVEMKTKKNLSWPNILNKVHELLKFDPIKLDARITSCCLPDDEFGRQAIAGINPLSIERLRVFPPESKLNASTYGPLESALKEEHIIGHLNGMSVQQALEKNHLFILDYHEIFLPFINQINSMDNRKAYATRTIFFLTSLGTLKPVAIELSLHQTDSDSPSKQVLTPPIDATTNWLWELGKAHVCSNDSCVHQLIHHWLRSHACMEPIIIATHQQLSVMHPIYRLLKPHMRYTMKINALARQFLINSEGIIESTFTAGKHSMEISCAAYQDWWRFDLEGLPADLMRRGIAIPDPTQVHGLRLVIEGYPYATDGLLVWSAIERLVQTYVHYYYPSASVLHSDTELQAWYMESINSGHADLRHASWWPKLSTPDDLASILTTIIWLTSAYHAALNNGQYPFGGYFPTRPPHMRKLLPQEHELEYATFIKDPEKYFLSSLPSLLDATKYMAVVDIISEHSPDEEYIGERKDLSAWSAEPVIMEAFYRFSMDMRRIEKEIKRRNADSSLRNRCGAGVLPYELPMPSSEPGVTARGIPNSISI